In Vanessa cardui chromosome 8, ilVanCard2.1, whole genome shotgun sequence, the following are encoded in one genomic region:
- the LOC124532131 gene encoding kelch domain-containing protein 3 produces the protein MRWTVHIEGGPRRVNHAAVCIGDKIFSFGGYCSTEEYKDWEPIPVHILDTTTLRWAAINYKKNEVVPFQRYGHTAVAYGHKVYMWGGRNNAVACETLSCFDTKKLEWSTPSVTGMLPYAKDGHSACVIRNKMYIFGGFEYLTDQYSQDVHCLDLDTMQWRFINTQGTPPSHRDFHTAVAYNDRMYIFGGRGDLNSPYNSEEEIYCPQVYYLDTVSETWVNVNASGSWPEARRSHSAWLYKDFMYIFGGLNAKTKTHFNDLYRYSIKGNYWEYLNVGGVGPCKRRRQACLIFKDKVYLFGGTSPCSHNNNNNNRPVDDAEDNHERLIDNSDLHVLDYAPTLKTLSILCVLEKNLDQSSLPRDIIIDIKTMTLPNRISRPINQAG, from the exons ATGAGGTGGACAGTGCACATTGAAGGTGGACCAAGACGAGTTAATCACGCAGCGGTGTGTATCGGagacaaaatattttcctttggTGGTTATTGTTCAACTGAAGAGTACAAAGATTGGGAACCCATTCCAGTCCACATTTTAGACACAACAACATTAAGATGGGCAGCCATCaactacaaaaaaaatgaagttGTTCCTTTCCAAAGGTATGGTCATACCGCAGTTGCATATGGACACAAG GTATATATGTGGGGTGGAAGAAACAATGCTGTAGCTTGTGAAACTTTATCTTgttttgacacaaaaaaattagAATGGAGTACACCTTCAGTGACTGGAATGCTGCCTTATGCAAAAGATGGACATTCAGCTTGTGTAATCAGAAATAAGATGTATATCTTTGGAGGTTTTGAATATCTAACTGATCAGTATTCACAGGATGTTCACTGTTTAGATTTAGATACTATGCAATGGAGGTTTATAAATACTCAAGGCACACCTCCTTCTCACAGAGATTTTCACACAGCAGTGGCATATAATGATAGAATGTACATCTTTGGAGGCAGAGGTGATTTGAACAGTCCATATAACTCTGAAGAGGAAATATACTGTCCAcaagtttattatttagatacagTGTCTGAAACTTGGGTAAATGTAAATGCTAGTGGATCCTGGCCTGAAGCAAGGCGTAGCCATTCAGCTT GGctatataaagattttatgtacatttttggTGGATTGAATGCTAAAACGAAGACTCACTTCAATGATCTTTATCGATATTCCATAAAAGGGAATTATTGGGAATACCTTAATGTGGGAGGTGTAGGGCCTTGCAAAAGAAGACGACAAGCTTGTCTTATTTTTAAGgacaaagtttatttatttggagGAACAAG TCCTTGTTcccataacaataacaataataacagaCCAGTGGATGATGCTGAAGACAATCATGAGAGACTGATAGACAATAGTGATCTCCATGTATTAGATTATGCACCAACATTGAAAACACTGAGTATTCTCTGTGTCTTAGAAAAGAATTTGGATCAATCGTCACTCCCACGAGATATTAT aattgatataaaaacaatgaCATTGCCAAACAGGATCAGCAGGCCCATTAATCAAGCCGGTTAA
- the LOC124532130 gene encoding DDB1- and CUL4-associated factor 13: MSNNVKIKVISRNPEDYLRATKRDIHKIPRNYDPNLHPLEGPREYVRALNAVKLERVFAKPFIGNLDGHTDGVSTLAKHPSRLAVLASGAFDGEIRLWDLASRKCTRHFVAHEGWVRAISYVPNGQQFISVGDDKTIKTWKAEVKDESDEDPVNTLLSMSVVSGISHHRSKPIFATCGEHCQLWENTRSEPIKVFKWGVDSLHHVAFNQVESNLLASCASDRSVILYDFRESGPLRKVVMELRSNALSWNPMEAFIFTVANEDYNLYTFDVRKLKQPVNVHMDHTSAVIDVDYSPTGREFVSGSYDKTVRIFESLKGHSRDVYHTKRMQRLTSVKWSLDNKYILTGSDEMNIRMWKAKASEKLGILKPRERTALNYADALKEKFSGHPQVKRIARHRHVPKHIINAQKEIKTIKEKNKRKEANRRAHSKPGSVPFVVERKKHVVKEDE; encoded by the exons ATGTCTAACaacgtaaaaattaaagtaattagtcGAAATCCAGAAGATTATTTACGAGCAACAAAAAGAGATATccataaaa TACCTAGAAATTATGATCCTAATTTGCATCCACTAGAAGGGCCTCGAGAATATGTCCGCGCTTTAAATGCGGTGAAGCTTGAAAGAGTATTTGCAAAACCCTTTATTGGTAATCTAGATGGACACACAGATGGCGTCTCAACATTAGCTAAACATCCAAGTCGATTAGCAGTATTAGCTAGTGGGGCGTTTGACGGCGAAATCAGATTATGGGATTTGGCCAGTCGAAAGTGTACAAGACATTTTGTTGCACATGAAGGTTGGGTTCGTGCTATTTCTTATGTTCCAAATGGACAACAATTCATCAGTGTTGGAGatgataaaacaattaaaacttggAAGGCAGAAGTTAAAGATGAAAGTGATGAAGATCCTGTAAACACATTACTTAGCATGTCAGTTGTGTCTGGAATCTCACATCATAGGTCTAAACCAATTTTTGCAACATGTGGAGAGCATTGTCAGTTGTGGGAGAATACAAGGAGTGAACCTATTAAAGTTTTCAAGTGGGGAGTAGATAGTCTACATCATGTGGCTTTTAATCAA gTAGAATCTAATCTCTTAGCATCATGTGCAAGTGATAGAAGTGTCATATTGTATGACTTTCGTGAGTCTGGTCCGCTGAGAAAAGTTGTAATGGAATTGAGATCAAATGCACTCTCCTGGAACCCAATGGAAGCCTTTATATTCACTGTAGCAAATGAAGATtacaa CTTATACACATTTGATGtacgaaaattaaaacaacCTGTTAATGTGCACATGGATCACACATCTGCTGTTATAGATGTAGATTATTCACCAACAGGTAGGGAATTTGTGTCAGGTAGCTATGACAAAACAGTAAGAATATTTGAGAGCCTCAAAGGCCATTCAAGAGATGTATACCACACCAAGAGAATGCAAAGATTGACTTCTGTGAAATGGTCattagataataaatacatattaactgGATCAGATGAAATGAATATAAGAATGTGGAAAGCTAAAGCATCAGAAAAACTTGGAATT CTTAAACCAAGAGAGCGCACGGCACTCAATTATGCAGATGCATTGAAAGAGAAATTTAGTGGACACCCACAAGTAAAGAGAATAGCACGTCACAGACATGTGCCAAAACATATTATCAATGcccaaaaagaaattaaaacaattaaagagAAAAACAAACGTAAGGAGGCTAATCGAAGAGCACATAGCAAACCTGGCTCTGTACCATTTGTTGTTGAACGTAAAAAACATGTGGTCAAGGAGGATGagtaa